gggtgaagtgccttgcctaaggacacaacgtcagttggcatgaccgggaatcgaactggcaaccttcggattactagcccgattccctcaccgctcagccacctgactcccctaactAACCAAGAACTAACCTCTAAACTACAGTGCAACACCATCATCTCAACCACAGCATTCCATAGCACAGTACTAACGTTCTCCCCTGTCAGGGTTCCATAGCACAGTACTAACGTTCTCCCCTGTCAGGGTTCCATAGCACAGTACTAACGTTCTCCCCTGTCAGGGTTCCATAGCACAGTACTAACGTTCTCCCCTGTCAGGGTTCTGTGTGTGCAGTAAGGACCAGcgactgctgcctctctctgtctctctcgccatTCTAGGCGCTGATGGGAAGACCTTATGGCAGCATGCCTAGAAAGACAGTACCGAGATCTGAGGAAGCCAGTGCCATGGACTTTGCAATCTTGTGGGACTTTGGGGTAAGGATCTCTGTTCTATGGCTGTTTGGTAATAAAGGATGGGCATAGCTCATTGGGTAGAGCATTCAAATGCAGATCAAGAAGTCGCTTTCCAATCCACCCCTGTACGCTGCGGAGTGGGCGCGGCTTCTTTACAAAACGCAACCACCATTGTCTATGTGAGGCGATGAGTCTGACGGGAATACAAACGTATCTTCGAGGTTCTTTCCCACGTGTTGCTTTGGAGAAAACGTTCCCGCTGAGTGAATTCACCGTGACATTTGAATATTACATTCTCATTATTACACTCAGATAACAGTCCGTTAACACGTAGGCTCTCTGCCCGACTCAGAGCTCTaatatgtgtgattgtgtgcatgtgtttgcgtgtgcgtgcgtgtgtctatgtgtcccAGGGCTATGCACAGTACTCTGTGCTCTTCTATGGATTCTATAACAGCCAGCGTACCATTGGCTGGCTCAAGTTCCGCATGCCCCTCTCCTACTTCCTGGTTGGTGTGGGAACCGTCGCCTACAGCTACATGGTGGTCATACGGACGTGAGTAGCACGCCTGCGATTGGCTGCCGTTGAAGCCTGAGTTGTTGGGAAGCGTTTGCTCTGAGGGAATGGTTCAGCTCAGTGGGTTCAGCTCAGGGGGTTCAGCTCAGTGGGTTCAGCTCAGTGGGTTCAGCTCAGGGGGTTCAGCTCAGTGGGTTCAGCTCAGTGGGTTCAGTTCAGTGGGTACAGCGAAGTCATCACTTCTGTTCTCTGACTGTTTGGTAACAAAGGAGGGACATAGCTCATCTTAGAGCATTCGACCGCTGATGAAGAGGTTGAAATCCTACCTCCCGTACGTTGCTGTCAATGTCCATCACCAGTCTCTCTCAAGGTGATTGACACATGGATCCCCTTGTTCTAGAATGGCCCGGAATGCCaacgaggaggggggaggagacgaCAACAACTTCAACTTCAGCTGGAAGGTGTTCACCAGCTGGGATTACCTCATCGGGAACACGGAGACAGCCGACAACAAGTTtgcctccatcaccaccagctTTAAGGTGAAACCATGAACAGGAAGCGTGGGCCGTTCTTggcgagtgtgtttgtgtgactgtgtgtgtgtgactgtgtgcacgtgtgtttgtgtatgtgtctgcgtaTGCGGGGGATTCTTggtgtgtgactgcgtgtgtctgtgattgtgtgtgtgttgtctctccTTCCCAGGAAGCCATCTTGGAGGaacaggagagcaggaaggatGACAACATCCACCTGACCCGCTTCCTGCGTGTGCTGGCCAACTTCCTGGTTCTGTGCTGCCTGGCAGGAAGTGGCTACCTCATCTACTACGTGGTGCGTCGCTCCCAGAAGTTTGCCCTGGACGGACTGGAGAGCCACAGCTGGTGGGAGAGGAACGAGGTAGGAGGAGGCGTGGGTGtgttgtgggggaggagggggcggggggggggggggggggggggtgagaaaaaagagagagagctgaagagaTGCATTGTGTAacctctgatggaggtgagatAACCCtctgaatgcatgtgtgtgcaaatgtCGAGAGATTTACGTTCATGCGTGTAGCTTGCTAATACTTGCACCTCACCTTGTGGATATTAAactcattacattttacatttagtcatttagcagacgctcttatccagagcgccttacagtaagtacagggacattccccccgaggcaagtagggtgaagtgccttgcccaaggacacaacgtcatttgacacggccgggaatcgaaccagcgaccttctgattactagcccgattctctaaccgctcagccacctgactccctgccgaCTCAATGTCCTTCCAGTCAGTCGTTAATGACTGTCCCACAGTCGGATATGAAAAACACCTCCAGCGTTAAGGTGAAACTGTGAGCGTGGAGCATGTCTGGTGTGCGTGTCGTgtcggtgtttgtgtgtaagaccCCTGTCCCCGGCTGCCAGGTGAACATGGTGATGTCTCTGCTGGGCATGTTCTGCCCCATGCTGTTCGATGTCATCAGCGCCCTGGAGGACTACCACCCTCGCATCGCCCTGCAGTGGCAGCTGGGGAGGATCTTCGCTCTCTTCCTGGGGAACCTGTACACCTTCATCATCGCCCTCATGGACGAGATCAACCTCAAGGTGAGCGGACGACGGCCGGCGGTCTGGACGGCCGGGCGCCTTGATGTACGGGCGTCTGCAGGTCTGCacttttcaaaataaaggtgCTGACTTTAAATCATGTCAGCATCATGTTCTTCAGCTCGTCCCCACAGGTGAACTCCTTTTGATTTAACCCGAGACCCTTCCAGAGGGTTCTACTTCCAGCCCAAAATGAAGGGCTGTGTCTAGAACTGTCTTCGAAAGGTTCCACGTAGACCTCTCCTAATGAGATGTTCTACAGAGAACCCTTCTATGGTCTGATGGTTTCAAGGATCAAAAGTACACAGTTCTAACAGTTTTTGGTTGGTCAGAGTGTAGGAACAGACTGTATTTACTACACACATCCCACGTCACGACAGCGAGTTCTGTATCCgagcaacgtgtgtgtgtgtgtgtgtcagagggaggaggaggaggtggtgaagcAGAACATGACCCTCTGGGAGGCGGGGCTGCTGAACGAGAGCCGGCCGGAGAACAGCACGGCTCCGCCCTTCAGCGTCCACCCCGCCGACATCCCCCGAGGACCCTGCTGGGAGACCATGGTGGGACAGGCgagtacagcgtgtgtgtgtgtgtgtgtgtgtgtggggggggggggggggtgagagagagggagagggagagagagaaaagaagaagagaaaaagggagcgatggagagagagagaagaagaagagagagagggaggaagaggtaaagagagagagagagagacagagagagagagagagagagagagagagcgagggagacagACTAAGTCAcagaaagtgtatgtgtgtatatctacACAGTAAATATGCCCTCCGCCACATCTCTCACCTGCTTCTCGTCCCGTGCAGGAGTTTGTCCGCCTCATCATATCTGACACGATGACCACATACATCACTCTCCTGGTCGGAGACTTCCTGAGAGCTGTGCTCGTTCGCTTCCTCAACCACTGCTGGTGCTGGGACCTGGAGGCCGGGTTTGTGAGTGCCTCTTTCAGTCAAACTGTGTGTTCATCCACACGAGCGATAATGTGATCCCTGAAAGGGGAACTGTGTAGGGCCATGTTTGGATTTGAACTTGATGAAGGTCTGTCATCTTTGCTGCAAGCCGTCGTACTCGGAGTTCGACGTCAGCGGGAATGTTCTGGGCCTCATCTTCAACCAGGGGATGATATggtagggggtgtgtgtgtctctacaagTGGAGAGATGTCGTTTACGACTCCTTCAATCGTCTGCACTCGGAGGTCTCTGTCGACTTCTCCACCTTCCTCGAATCTTTCCCCTTCTCACCTGTTCCTGTTCTCCTgtttcctccctgcctctcaccttcttttcctctcatcccccccctttctctgtcttaaccaatccctccctccccccgtccccctccctcccctcccctcgccccccccccctccctccccccccccccccccctctcaggaTGGGGGCGTTCTACGCCCCCTGCCTCCCGGCGCTCAACGTGCTGCGCCTGCACGTGTCCATGTACCTGCAGTGCTGGGCTGTGATGTGCTGCAACGCCCCCCAGGAGAGAGTCTTCAAGGCCTCCCGCTCCAACAACTTCTACATGGCCATGCTGCTCGTCATTCTCTTCCTGTCAACCCTGCCGGCCATCTACACTGTCGtgtccatccccccctccttcgACTGTGGGCCCTTCAGGTGAGGCAGGGTCTTTTTTGGTATGTTTGAAGTTTTTTCGGGGGTTTTGTTTGACCAACTGCCGAGTCAATTCAAAGTATCACTTCTTTCATGGCTTACGCATTGTTGtcctccccttttcccctctcgccctctctctttctcgtcctcctcttcttctctctctctccctccctctttctctttcgccAGCGGGAAGAATCGCATGTACGATGTGATCCAGGAGACCCTGGACTCGGACTTCCCTCCCTGGTTCAGTAAGGGGTTCAGCTATGTCTCCAACCCCTGGTTTGGTGCtgcccttcatcctcctcatgGTGTGAGTCTTCCTCCCCAGCGACGGGGAACATTAGGGTGCCCGGTGCAGAAGCACCAGCCTTCGACTTTAATGTACCTTTAAGTCCGACTTACACTTCAATTTACCTGTTGCATAAAGCTTCCCTATGAGTACATATTTTGATGATTTTTTCTCTCACAGTTTGGCAATCTATTACCTGCAATCAACATCCAAAACGTACAAGCAAGCCAACCTGGAACTGAAGAAAAAACTTCAAACTGTAAGGAACGCGTTGTTTTCAGAATTTCTAGTTTCTctgtttgttttcttgtttcaaGCAACAAGTAGGCCACTTTCACCATCTGTCCACCAGATGGCAGTATGCAACCATAGTCTCAATGTGACCATTAAGTCCATATTAGACTTTGTAACAAAACTCGGAACTGTCAGGTCAACTGTGTGGTTCCTGTGGCTATTGGGATCGTGTGCAAACACAGCGCAACGCTGACCAGACCTCTTGCTCAACTTCAGCAAAACGAagagaacaagaagaagaacaagaaggCGGCGCTGAAGGCGgccatggagctggaggaggcgcGGAAGGGCCCGACGCCGCACCAGCCCGACATCCCCGCCTCGCAGCAGCCACGCAGGGGTAGGAACACTGGAACGTCCGGGGGGAACTGGGATGCACCTGAGGGACTCAGGGAAGATGTTATTTGAAGGACGTTTCTGTTTTCATTTACTCATCTACCtaccccgtctctctcttcatccactGTTCTTTCCCTGCtccctctttcatctctctctctctctccctctccctctccctctccctctcctctcctctccctctccctctctccctctccctctctccctctccctctccctctcccctctctcttctctctctctctctctctgtctctctgtctgtctttctttctccctctctctttctttctccctctctctctctctctctctctctgtctctctgtctgctttctttctccctctctctttctttctccctctctctctctctctctctctctctctctctctctctctctctctctctctctctctctctcctctctctctctctctctcctctctctcttctccctctctctcttctctctctctctctctctgccctgttgtctttcctctcctccttaggAGACAAGGGGGAGGATCATGGCCGGAGTCAGAGGGCCAATCAGGGGAAGGGTGGACAACAAGCCCCGCCTCTCAGAGACTCTGGGGGGCGTGTCCTGCCATCAGTCCCCCCGTTCCCAGGAGCCACACCCACCAGACTCCAGGGCACTTGCCTGGCAACCCACGGCAACCAGCTCCCAGAGTGCACAGGGTGTCCAGCTCACAAGGACACAGAGAATAACCTCTGGTTTTACCACGCATGAACCAGGGACTggagtaggacacacacaccaacacacacatattagtaGACTGGAGCACAATTATATGTATTTCAACAAACTGCAGAGTGTATGAAAAAAGTATGGAATCCTGCCCAGCTTTGACTGAAACACCAAAtaccacacacatcaacatttCAGTACTGACCCAATATAAAAGAGTTGTAACCAGTGCTTGTATGACTGAATGATAGCATGTTACATGGTCTCTATGCTGTAACATTTGGTCTAAACACTAGAAGTCTCACAGGGCAGGCATTTGACCACAATTAATATTCATCTTCTCACTCAATCAAAGTACAGGACATAGCTTTCTTGACCTTTCCTAGAAATGTGTTTTATCAGCCAGTATTTTTTTATTCTCCAAATCAACCAGCTTTGTCTAAATGTCCTGAGATCTACCACCAGAGTGTACCTAAAACGTAACACCAAAGTCACGATAATAATCATGATCATGACCATCAAGTATGGTTACTGTTCAAAGAAAATGAATTGCACTTAAACAGTATTAATGAGCCATGCTAAGTGGTTAACCCAATTAGCTGACCTTGGTGCCCCAGGGCTCATCAACGTCATGCCCGCAGGGGGATATGCCAGGCCTGGGCTCTGATAGCTGGATATCCAATGTCCCGACATCTGATTGTGGTTCTCTATGCACTGATTGATTGCCGAGCTCGCCTGTCAATCATCCTGCCATTCTACTTTCTGCTCCGGGAGATCAACAATGAGATACCGTCATTTGATTGGCTTGGGCTAATTTAACAAACAGGCTTGTTTAATTCATGGCCAATATGCATTAAACATTCACCAGAGTCCTCTGAGTATCATGAATCAGTGAGCCTCTtctgtttatttttttcatCCGGCTCTCCGTGGGACGTTAGCCAGCGATTAAACATTAACGCGGGTTTGACAAAGACAGAGCCCAAACGTGATCTGGACATCCTCTCCAGACCTTTATCTGAGCCTCAGTCCAGCCAGGAGGAAGTGTCCGGTACAAGGGGGATAGTCGTATCTCCGTGCCCGCTGTCTCAACCCGGAGCTTGGCCCTCTGCCAGTCCGCCTGCCCGTTTCCTGCCAAGGACCGCGGCGGGCACTGTGTGAGACGTGAGCTGTGACCGGCTCCATCATTGGATATCTGGGAGTTGGAGCACTACAGACATGACTCATTCACGACTGGTAATGACAGTCAGGAGACACACTGATTTGTCAGCTTGATGAAGAAAGAGACGAACGTGACATTCTGGGAACTGACCTGTTTCTCttcacaggagggggaggagtagaagGAGGCGgtgggggagaggtgtggggaaTGAAGTTAGCCGTCAGGGTTGCGTTGTATTACAGTACGGTACTGAGAAAAGTCgttttcacctgtgctcttgtcgaaatgtccaaattagtgttgcaacagtatatctgcagaggttgggctgaactctctgtccagcctctctcaatgttgccccatggttcacgaccatggtcaaccaatgttgttcgaatttcattagatactgaaaaatttggccctattcttccacggcctccaggtctacctctccctctccctaccactcttcctccacgggctccccctctcatcctcactctccctcttcctgcaacattgccttccatttttgatgagaACAggacctgttgcctttttatagtgcttacacctgattggtatgtttacaaTTATAAGCACTTTAGTGCGTGTACACCTGATGCCTGTGCTTGATCCATTCGTTCATGTGTGTGGCAAAAGCAATTAAGTGACATCATCTTAAATCTttgtctaatgtagaaaagtgtgttcagtgatttgcaaaacactgagTCGTATTTTGCACATAGTGCTCGGCTGAGAATGTGATTAAAGTTGTCCAGATCTGGGCttctgttttgctccttgagtgtcaagtttcactaactgtgtgctatttgaaaatgttgagtctaagcaatcggaaaaaactGTAGCTACGAAGCTACTGCCTGACTCCTGTTCACATACATTATTTACCTGCTTGCCCTAACCACACGTGGTCACATGGTTACGACAGCCCTATAACAGTCCTACAACCTTACTCTACAACCGTACACCAAAACACACCCTGGAAAACCAGATATCTTCTGTTTACGTATTGTTGTTGGGCTCTGTAGTCCTTGGGATATTTTCCTTTCAGTGTCCTCCGAACCTGTTTTCACTACCGTCGCACAACTTCTTTTGTGGCTTATGTAAAAATAGCTACTTCACGGCCATACTGACTTCTCGACGTTTCACTTTTCCCTCAGGCTTACTTAACACTTCATTGAATTTTAATGGGACCTGACCTCTTTTCTTTCATGTGTGCATTGGTTTCAAATGTCCGGCTTACAACTCGATGGAACGTTCCAATGAGCCGACACTTTATAGGGGTTTATGTGTGTTTAAGAGGATCCTTTGTTTCTacacgagtgtgtgtatgtgcgcgtgaatgtgtgtgcgtgtggtccgAGATGGTCTGTCTTTGGGATTGGCAGTGCCTTTGCCTTCCTTTACTGAGCTGATATATTTGATATGTCTCCTGCATGTCCTGCAGATGATCACAtcctggacaatgtcaacttGGTGGTTGTCAAGGAGACGCTCTAAAGCAGCCCAAACATTGGTGGTGcacctgtcagagtgtgtgagctgagctgtacaggtgtgtgtgtgcgtctgtgtgtgtggatgtaaccCTTGCTTGAGAGCTGCTTGGGAGAAAGGGTcggggggtgagagacagagagagagagagagagagagagagagagagagagagagagagagagagagagagagagagagagagagagagagagagaggagggagaaagagggaaaacaaagagaggaggaggaagacaaaggGGGACACACcagacagagaaggagctgAGAGCAGAGAGCTGT
Above is a genomic segment from Osmerus mordax isolate fOsmMor3 chromosome 24, fOsmMor3.pri, whole genome shotgun sequence containing:
- the tmc1 gene encoding LOW QUALITY PROTEIN: transmembrane channel-like protein 1 (The sequence of the model RefSeq protein was modified relative to this genomic sequence to represent the inferred CDS: deleted 2 bases in 2 codons) — translated: MQVTWKRSWNLRSDMRRKTGGRRRIEGDGETKRGSETPQEQPPNGEKRCRRRRQNRRREGEGERGGGKGGGRGREGERLEGGEEEEEGQSGEVAKTKKNVNNERRRERTQGVEGGGGDAPRRKTRGRGQSDERKAEPKKGKKQPTCPAEKKKRKKDIESSSQQESSEEEAEEEEEEEEGGEEEEVKPETLSPEELEKLKEAVDDRKKLIHTLRGIPWSMKKKLTSLGESQKFVEKFEGALGKGKGRKLYAYKVLMNKKWMKFRRDFENFKTACIPWEMKIKEIESHFGSSVASYFIFLRWMYGINLILFGLTFGLVMVPEALMGRPYGSMPRKTVPRSEEASAMDFAILWDFGGYAQYSVLFYGFYNSQRTIGWLKFRMPLSYFLVGVGTVAYSYMVVIRTMARNANEEGGGDDNNFNFSWKVFTSWDYLIGNTETADNKFASITTSFKEAILEEQESRKDDNIHLTRFLRVLANFLVLCCLAGSGYLIYYVVRRSQKFALDGLESHSWWERNEVNMVMSLLGMFCPMLFDVISALEDYHPRIALQWQLGRIFALFLGNLYTFIIALMDEINLKREEEEVVKQNMTLWEAGLLNESRPENSTAPPFSVHPADIPRGPCWETMVGQEFVRLIISDTMTTYITLLVGDFLRAVLVRFLNHCWCWDLEAGFPSYSEFDVSGNVLGLIFNQGMIWMGAFYAPCLPALNVLRLHVSMYLQCWAVMCCNAPQERVFKASRSNNFYMAMLLVILFLSTLPAIYTVVSIPPSFDCGPFSGKNRMYDVIQETLDSDFPPWFSKGFSYVSNPGLVLPFILLMVLAIYYLQSTSKTYKQANLELKKKLQTQNEENKKKNKKAALKAAMELEEARKGPTPHQPDIPASQQPRRGDKGEDHGRSQRANQGKGGQQAPPLRDSGGRVLPSVPPFPGATPTRLQGTCLATHGNQLPECTGCPAHKDTENNLWFYHA